The Toxoplasma gondii ME49 chromosome XII, whole genome shotgun sequence genome includes a region encoding these proteins:
- a CDS encoding hypothetical protein (encoded by transcript TGME49_277220), whose translation MSKLAPDTEILLLVAAQRKVIVPPLVSVVSLSLQEMTSRASFLASPSPRSPSSSSPSLLSSTVSSSASPSISSSCSSHRCFPRSLKLASQLLPPLSPRSRIPFLLPSLDALLAGGCPVGAGLLQICGPPGVGKTSLCLQLAASLAADLSQAPPSPLRASQHPREPLLSSSSSASAPRVRGRRATPRGNEETGTEAKRRRQGSATSAGKSRREVVCVSEKSRCMRWRARDADQRRTLFLDSEGGARPERIRQIVASFKDVFRRGFLPCKQLRAADEVSPERKREAEKPRASPLLRNASQSVTSLRHAEGAREAESRRVASLGDLCIAEQARDEEEREREDEAIEEVMQRIEVARVFDHKELLAVLQHTLSVLTRENDALEEEGEKGLVFTAGDRGGDDENDEEGELDEGVCGRREEAGDLASESCEFQSVKRARPRETYGLVVVDSLSWIYHPAFFPSAAECTASLFQASSLLAVLSTRFHLAVVVTNQLTTAKTAFAAHDKDGFNATFPGGCSVPPQTFTPSLGSVWQQIPSYSIGLRWSSSLVDPCNISASSAATRNANSLGHCTGSLTSTRQAASTREVVVFKVPTLFNALGEATEETWKNGGDLQDVGNKEARGVRNGANRAAGFMPVAPIALSVSQGGVRECMNGVRNFS comes from the exons ATGTCCAAACTGGCACCAGACACGGAAATCCTGCTGTTGGTCGCTGCGCAAAGGAAGGTGATTGTCCCCCCTCTGGTTTCtgtggtgtctctctcgcttcagGAAATGACATCGAGAGCCTCTTTTCTggcctctccctctccacgttctccatcttcttcctctccttcgttgcTCTCTTCCACTGTTTCTTCGTCCGCGTCCCCCTCCAtatcttcttcctgttcttcgcACCGATGTTTTCCTCGAAGCCTTAAATTGGCTTCGCAgcttctgccgcctctctcgcctcgcagCCGCATTCcatttcttctgccttcgttGGACGCTCTACTCGCGGGCGGCTGTCCTGTCGGCGCGGGTCTTCTGCAGATCTGTGGTCCTCCGGGGGTCGGCAAGACGTCGCTCTGTCTGCAACTCGCTGCCAGTTTAGCCGCCGACTTGTCTCAGGctccgccgtcgccgctgcGTGCAAGCCAGCACCCTCGCGAGCcgctcctttcttcttcctcgtcagcGTCTGCTCCTCGAgttcgagggagaagagcgacgcctcgagggaacgaggagaccggcacagaggcgaagcgccGGAGACAGGGATCGGCTACCTCTGCGGGCAAGAGCCGGCGTGAGGTTGTTTGTGTCTCGGAGAAGAGCCGATGCATGCGATGGCGAgcaagagacgcagaccAGAGACGCACACTCTTCCTGGATTCCGAGGGGGGCGCCCGTCCAGAGAGGATTCGGCAGATTGTTGCCTCCTTTAAGGATGTTTTCCGACGTGGATTTCTTCCTTGCAAGCAATTGAGAGCGGCGGACGAGGTTTCGCCAGAAAGGAagcgcgaagcagagaaaccgCGTGCatcgcctcttctccgcaaCGCTTCCCAGTCCGTCACTTCACTCCGGCATGCTGagggcgcgagagaggccgagagccgacgcgtcgcttctctggGAGATCTCTGCATAGCGgagcaggcgagagacgaagaggaacgcgagagagaagatgaggCAATAGAGGAAGTGATGCAACGAATCGAAGTTGCTCGTGTCTTCGATCACAAAGAGCTCCTGGCCGTTCTCCAGCATACGTTGAGTGTCTTGACGAGAGAAAATGACGcgctggaggaagaaggcgagaagggacTCGTCTTTActgcaggcgacagaggaggcgacgacgaaaacgatgaggaaggagaactgGACGAGGGTGTTTGTggccgcagagaagaggcgggTGACCTCGCTTCTGAGAGTTGCGAGTTTCAGTCTGtaaagagagcgagacctCGCGAGACCTATGGCTTAGTCGTCGTTGACTCTTTGAGCTGGATCTACCAccccgccttcttcccctccgcTGCCGAGTgcactgcctctctctttcaagCTTCAAGTCTCTTGGCAGTGCTTTCCACCCGTTTCCACCTAGCTGTCGTTGTGACAAATCAACTGACGACTGCGAAGACGGCATTCGCAGCCCACGACAAAG ACGGCTTCAATGCAACCTTCCCCGGAGGATGCTCAGTTCCACCACAGACATTTACTCCGTCTCTTGGCAGTGTTTGGCAGCAGATTCCTTCCTACAGTATCGGTCTCCGCTGGTCGTCGTCGCTCGTGGATCCTTGCAACatttctgcatcttctgcAGCCACGAGAAACGCAAACTCCCTGGGGCACTGCACGGGTTCCCTGACAAGCACACGTCAAGCTGCGTCGACGCGCGAGGTCGTCGTCTTCAAAGTCCCGACTCTGTTCAATGCCTTGGGCGAAGCAACCGAAGAAACGTGGAAGAATGGTGGAGACCTCCAAGACGTCGGGAACAAAGAGGCGCGTGGTGTAAGAAACGGTGCGAACAGAGCGGCCGGGTTCATGCCTGTAGCGCCGATAGCCTTGAGCGTGTCTCAGGGAGGCGTTCGGGAGTGTATGAACGGTGTGAGGAATTTCTCATGA